The nucleotide window GCGGCAACCGTTGGCGAAAGGTTTGCGGCCAGATCGGGTTGAGCGCATCGGCCAAGTGCCCGAATACCTGCCCACCACCAAGACCGCCGCCTTCGAAGGTCGTCCCGTGGACGCCGAACCAGGTGTCCCAATGACCCGCTTCATCCAGGGCAATGGGCTGTTTATAGGTAACTTGGCGGGTACCGCGTAAACGCCAGTTGCGTGAGTCGTTGCTTCGTTCGACCTGAAAAATGCGCCCCTGGCGGACAATAAAGTCACCGTCGGCATGGCGGTAGATATTGCGGTAAATGCCATGGGTGGCTGGTTGCAGCCCGGACAGGGAAATCGGTTGTTCATACTCGTAACCGGCGAAGCGTGCGACCACGTGCCGGGCCTGACGCATGGAGGGCGCCTGCAGCGCTGACACACTTCTGGCCAGCGCACGAAGCTGGCGAACACGCGTCAGTGATCGAGCGCCCTTGGACATCACCGAGAATGCCGCCTCACCGGGGAGCAGGTCCATGGCCGCGTCGATCAATGACAACAACACCGATTCGATCTCCGCCAGACCGTCACCCACGTCACCGCGTAAAAAGGCCGCCACCGCCTGATTCGCGGCAGTCCAGGCATCGTAGAGGGCGAAGGCGGTACCGACAAAGGGCAGCAGCCCCAGGGCCATTTTCAGGTAGTTGAACGCGCGCGGGCCTTTCAGGGCATACCGCTCCATGTACAACGCATCGTTGGAGCGAGACGTGCCGCGATGGGCTTCGATCAGGCGTCCCATATGGGCATCGAGCAGGTGCGCGGCCAACGATGTGGTCGCCGGCCAGCGTACGCCGACACCGATCATGGCATCGAAGTGTTGGAGCACGGCCTGATTGATGCGGCTTTCATGGGCTCGTACGCTGCCCTCCAAAGCCCGGCCGGCCAGATAGCTGACCCACTTGTCTTGCACGCACAGGTTGAACAGGGCCTTGCGCGCGGCTTCCAGGCTGTCGTAACGGCGCAGGAACTGGTTATCGGGGCTGTCGGGCAGATACAGCAGGGTCATGCCGCTGATCTGTTCTTGAATGAAGGTCACGCCGGATAAGGTGGCGGGGCCTTGATTGGACGTGTCGCTGCCCCCCGCGCTCAGGTAGGCCGGCAGGATTACGATGCGCTTGCGATCGGCGCGCCAGGCTTCAGGGGTATTGGCGTCGATGGCAATGTCCAGGACTTGCAAGTCGTCGTGGCTGATCTGCCTTTGCAGGCGCGCGAATTCACCCTGCAACTTGAGCATCACCCGCCAGGGCTCGATCAGGCATTCACGGCGATGATCCTTCACGAAAACAGGCTCGTCGGCCGCCCCCATGAAGGTGTCGCGGATGAGTTTTTCGTAGGCCTTGGGCAGATCCAGTTCCGGCAGGAGTTTTTTCAAGTAGGGAACGGTGATGCCAGCCGTCAGGCGCTGGCGCTCGGTTTCATCTGCCGTGCTGACCTCGACTTTCATGAAACCCAATCGTAGTGAAAGGGGTTCCAGTTGCATCGACGGGGTGTTGTCGATATTAAGCTGGGCCAGTTCTTCGAGTGACATTTTGCTGCGCGTGACACTGGGCACCGGTACGATCCTGGTGCCCGAATATCCGGGAGCTGGATCGGCTCGTTTTTCCAATTTCACCGAATCGGGTAAATCGAGCTTCACCTCGAAACTGCCCTCGATTGAGAAGTCTTTGCGCAAACGGGCGTGCAAGTGTTTCCGGGTGAAGTCGTCCCGTGGTTCCAGCGCGATTGCCAGGAATTCGTGGCTGCGGCGCATCGATGGGATGAATGTTTCGATCAGAGCCTTGAGCCCTACGCGGTCGTCTGCAGGCAATGTGCTGAGCCAGTCGGGCAGGCTGGAGGCCAGCGTGGCGCTGCGGTCTTGCTCCAGCAGATGTGAGAAGACCAGGCTTCTGGCCGCGTGCACCGGAACCTGCAAGGCGGCGAGGGTTTGTTTGCGCAGGGTTTCCAGTTCGTCGGCATGCTGTGCGCGCTGACGTATGAGGCCTGCCTTTTCTTCGTAGTCAGTGGTCTGTTCGTTCAGGCTGTAATGCAGAGGGTCGGTATCGATTTTTTTCAGTTGCAACGCCAGGATTTTGTCCTGGTCCTGAATCTTGAACACCTGGCGCTCCAGCTCCCGACGGCTGGCGAACCGTTGCAAACCTCCACCGCTGCCTGGCCAATAGAGCAGAAGGCTATGTGATGAGCTTGGGTCCAGCAGCGTGGCCGGTCGTGTGATGACAAACGGACCGTTGAGCGCTTCGGTCTGGACGGTGGTCGTGGCGCCATTTTGCTCGGTCATCGACAACGAGAGGCTGGCTGCGACGATGGCCGCATCGCGATCGGCCGCGGCGGGTGTGTCCAGCACAGCCTTGAGCAGGTTGAACTCATCGCTGTCGAGCTGGTTCAGAGCCAATTGAAGCCTGGCCTCGGCTTGCAGGCCGTCCTTGTGTGCCTGGTAGAGTGCGCTGAATTCGCGGTTGAAGGTCGTCAGGTCCAGGGTTCGCGTCCGGTAAAGCAGGGCGGAGGCGGCCGTGTCAGCGGCTTGTTCAGCTGTCTCCAGGGCCTTGAGTGAGTCTTTGAAATTTCGCTGGCGGTCGGTTTGGCTGTCGTCCTCCAACCATGTTTCGAGTGCGTCGCGCTGTGTGTTCAGCGCAGCTTGACGCTGGGGCCAGGGGATATCGGCATACAGGCTGCCGAATAAGGGTTGTTCATCTGCCTCGGTATCTCCATCGGCGGTTGAGATCCGTTTCTCAAGCATGGGTGGTGAGGCGAAAACGACTCCGTTGCTGCGCTGTCGATCAATCTGGTTGGCCTGGACGAGGGATTGAGCGCCATGCTCCGCCAGCCCGGGTTTATCGCGAGTTCCATTGCGTAAAGCGGTGATCTGCGCCTGCTGCCGAGCAGAAAACAGATCGCTGATGCCCACGACCAGTGGATCGGTTCTGGCGGTGTATTCAAAGCGGATGTTATCGATGGGCAATCCCATCGAGACGAGTGTTTGTCGAGACAGCCAATCTTGCATGTCGCTGCGTTGATTGAAGGCCTGGATTGCGGTGGGCCGGCAGGGTAGGTACAGCAATTGGCTGACGCTTGCCGGATCTCCCGCGCTGATGACCCACGCGCCTGGGAGTTTGACTTTACGGTCGTTGCTCAACACCAGGGCCAGTTCCTCGGTGTGGATGGGCTGGTTGTTCAGACTCAGGGCCTCGAGGGGCGGATCAATGATCAACAGCAGTGGTTTGAGTTGTTCAGCCGTCACGGTTCGCCGGGCAAATGCCACCTGAGCGGCTGCCTCGATATGGTCACGGTAAAGCTGCACTGCCCGTTCACGTCGCGATACCGGCGTGCCGGGGGCACGCTGATCCCAAAAGGCTCGCCAGCGATCGCTGTGCGCCTGTTCCGGGTTGAGGGTCTTGAGCCGTTCGAGCATTTGCAGCGGTGTCAGGGCCGACAGGGAATGGGGCGGGTTCAGGCCGGTCACTCGACAGCGCTGATCAAGTGTCGTCTCCAACGTCGGGTGTTGCAGGACGAAGGCGCAGGCATCGGTGAAGCTGACAAAACGTTCCGGGTGCTCATCCGTGGCGAAGAAGAGCAAGCCGGCTTGTTGCCCGTCCAGATCCAGCTTCTGTTTCAGCAGTTGGTCCAGGGTGTCTCGCACGCCCGGCGTCGCGGCAAACAGCTCGCGTATGCCTTGGTTGCTCTCGCGCCAGCGTGCCGAGGCATGCAGAAGCAGGCTTTCATCAGGGTTGTCCGGTAGGGGGAATGAGGGCGGTATTACGACCGGCGCCGGGTAGGGGAGGTCGGGAAGAAGTCTATCGATCATGGCAACTTGGCTCGGTTGGGGAGCGGTGGATCCACTCCATTCGCGAGCCATTTAAGGAAAATTGCCGGGGGCGGTGGCGTTACATAGTTATGGCATCGGGCAGCACAAGCTTGGAAATGACACCGTTGTACTGAGGCGCTTGCGACGCTGTTGGGACATTACTCATGGCTCCACCATTTTCAATCCTGGTGATCCTCACGTTTCGAATACCGAAATCATTGCCATTGCTGATGTTCTGACGGTTATTCAGGTAAAGACGCCGGGTTTGTTTTTGGGTGATGGTGAGTCGGATCGAGAGGGTGTACCACACACCATTTTTAGGTAATTCATGAACCAAAAACGCCGAGCCCGCACTGTCTTCAACGGAAAGCAGAGGGTTGCGTAGTCCTGGGTTGGGGTATTCCTTGATATGACAGGCTTCGATGCTGCAAACGTACTGACCTGGTGGAAACTCTACGTCGCGGTAAAAAATAGCCCCCGCGGCTTGGTCGACCGGGCCTGAATCGGTGAAGTTGAAAAAAGCAGTAACCCCGGCCCAGTTGCGGATCGAACCGCCTCTTGCAGCGTTCCACGGTATCCAGCCCCCATAGTTACTCTGGAACGTGTCATGCAAATCTGTCCATCCCACTGTTTCGCCAATCGTGATCTGCAATGGCTCGGACTGCACCACGGCCTTGCCGGGGTTTTCGATCTTGTAGAGCACTGTCAGCGGGCTGCTCCCGTACCGGTCGATGTAGTCGCTCTTCACGGTGAAGATAACGGGCTGTGTGGCATCGATGATGACTTGGCGGAAAATGTAGAGATGGGCAACGCCATCGGTGCCGGTGACCTGCCAGTACAACTCCACCGTTGCACCGTTGACCAACGGCCGGTAAGTGGGGATTCGCACATGTGCCAGCGTGGTGTCGGCGGGCAGTTCCTCGCCCTTTTGCTCGTCGATGGTCGGGGCCGGGGCGGGCAGGACGAGGCCGCTGATGGTGACGGTGTAGGATCTGGAATGACGGGTGTCCCTGGCCCTTTGTCGGGTATAGCCAAGGGTCATGCCGCCGCGGATACCGTTTTGAATGAACTCATTTTCCAGATCGATTCGCAGTGACCGGGTGTTGCTCCTCACGTTCAGCGGGATGACGCGCTCGACTCGGTCACCGACGGCGGTTGACAGTACAATCGTGAGCACTACTACGTCACCGGCCGTGAACTGTTCGTTTAGCAATACCGTTGCCGTCTCGCCGTTCAATGCGTGGTGTTTGAGGTTGTCAGGATTGCCTGGCTCCGCCTGATCTATCACGGGGGCTATCAGTAATTGTTCCGTCGGTTTCAGCGCGAGGAAAACGGCTGACGACCAGCCGCTGCCATTCTCCACGATGTCCCAGATTTCGTAGGCAAGTGCCACCCTGTCGGTATTGGGCAGCGTGGCCAGGAAGTCGGGCGTCAATTCAAACAGCAGATCACCTAGAGCGGTGACTACCATTCGCAGTTCGCGTGGCCCTACCGCCAGATAAACCACGTCGTCGATTGCCTGGTACTCGTATCGAGGCACGGTGACGAACATACCGTTTTCGATCACGGTTTTGTCGATGACTGTTTCCGAGGGGATCGGCAGGGCCAGTCCCTGATTGTTTGGCAGGTCGAGTCGGGTATCCGCTTCGCCCGGCCCGAAAGGTTTGTACAACAGGGGCAAGGAAGGCGAGTTTTTCTCGTTTTCGCTAGGACGTTTAACGCTGAAATACAGCGACAGCGCATCGGGCATGGGCGCCGGCGAGGCATACATCTGTTCGAGGAGGTCGGTCGGAATATAGAAAGGCACCAGTTGGTTGACGTACTGCCCGACGAAAAAGAGTTCCCCGACAGGCGTCGGGCGTGACCCGAGATACAGCCGGATTTCGTCGGTACTGTCCATGTTGAAATACGGGAAGATATAGCCCAACAAACCGCGTCGGTCGCTGTTCACCATGTTGCGGTTCACGCCAACGACGTTGTTGGCTAGAGATTTGTACCCCGGAATGAACGGCGGGACGTCCGCCAGTACGCGCAAGGGGTCTGCATCGGTGGAGAACACCAGTACTTGGGTCGCGGCGTTACTGTTTTCAGAAAGGTTGGTCATGCCCAGGGCTCAACTAATGGATGGATAGCGCCGTACTCAGCTGCGGAATGGCGTGCGGATGACCTGATTGGATACCGGCCAACGGAATCTTTCTACTGTCAGAACTAACAGCTCAGCGCTCCTTTCAGACGGATGGCGTAGCTGATCCATCCGTTGTGCCCGGCACCGACCGCTCGGCAATCTTCATCAAACTGTCACGTAACTGTGGCAGCGCGCTTGAACAAACTTCATCAGACTCGCGCTCTACTGGAGTTCTGCGTTTCGGTGTTTTTCATGCGAGCCTTGTTTTTATCGGCGGCCACTTTTCTGGCCGCTTTATTGTTCAGCCTGTCGTCCCTGGCGGCTTCGCGCTGCGATGTCAATGTTCCGACCGAGCGGGTCGATCTGGATCAGGTGAGCCTGGCGTACCAGAGTATTGGCCGTGCCTCGGACCCGGCGTTGTTGCTGGTGATGGGGCTGGGCGGGCAGTTGATTCACTGGCCGGACGAGGTGGTGGTGGCGCTGTGTCAGCAAGGTTTTCGGGTGATTCGCTACGACAATCGCGATGTCGGCCTGTCCACTTGGCGCCAGACGCCGGCCGAGGCCAACCTGACCTTTGAAGTGCTGCGTTACAAGCTCGGTTTGCCGGTGGCCGCGCCTTATACGCTGACGGACATGGCCGACGATGCACTGGGGCTGATGGACGCCTTGCACGTCGAGCAATTTCACGTGCTGGGTGCCAGCATGGGCGGGATGATCGCCCAGCATCTGGCAGCCATGGCGCCGCAGCGTGTCGAGAGCTTGACGTTGTTGATGACCAGTTCGGGGGCCGAAGGCTTGCCGGCGCCGAGTGCGGCGCTGGTGCAGTTACTGTCGCGACGCGGTGCGCCGAATCGTGAAGTGGCGCTTGAGCAACAGGCTGATTTGCTGGCGGCACTGGGCAGCCCGGCGGTGAGCGATGACCGGCAGGCGCTGCTGCATCAGGCGGCGCAGTCCTATGACCGGGCGTTCAACCCCGAGGGCGTGAAGCGCCAGATCATGGCAATCCTTGCCGAACCGAGCCGCGTGGCGCTGCTCAACCAATTGCGCGTGCCGACGTTGGTGGTTCACGGCACCGCCGATCCGCTGTTGCCGGTGATGCATGGCGTGCACCTGGCGGCGCATATTCGTGGCAGCCAATTGAAGCTGATTCCGGGGCTGGCCCATCGTTTTCAGGAGGCATTCAAGGCACCGTTGCTGGCGGCGGTGTTGCCGTACTTGCAGGCCCACCGCGAAGACACCTCACATTGGGCGCAGATTGATCCGGTGGCTGAACATAATCTTCTATAACACCTCAATCCAGTGTGGGAGCAGGCTTGCTCCCACAAGGGATCTGCTGCGTGCTCTCACCTGGTGTATCGTTCGAGCTTTCCGGCGCGATCCAGGCTTGCGAGGTGTGTGAATGAGTACCCCCCTGAAAATCGATTTCGTCAGCGATGTATCCTGCCCTTGGTGCGTCGTCGGCCTGTACGGTCTGACTCAAGCCCTGGATTTGCTGGGCGACGAGGTGCAGGCCGAGATCCGTTTCCAGCCGTTCGAGCTGAACCCGAAGATGGGCCCGGAAGGGCAGAACATCACCGAACACATCAGCGAAAAGTACGGCTCGACGCCTGAGCAGTCGCAGAAAAATCGCGAGATGATCCGCGCGCGCGGCGCCGAGGTCGGGTTTGCCTTTCGCACGGACGGCAATAGCCGTATCTACAACACCTTCGATGCCCATCGCTTGCTGTACTGGGCGGGGCTGGAAGGGTTGCAGTTCAACCTGAAAGAGGCGCTGTTCAAAGCGTATTTCACGGAGGGTGGCAATCCGTCGGATCACGCACAATTGGCGCAGATCGCTGAAAGCGTGGGGCTGGTTCGGCAGCGGGCCGAGGCGATTCTGGCGTCCGATGAGTTCGCCAAAGAGGTTCGCGAGGAAGAGCAGTTATGGTTATCGCGCGGTGTGAGTTCAGTGCCGACAGTGGTGTTCAACGGGCAGTATGCCGTCAGTGGCGGACAGCCGGTGGAGGCGTTTGTCGGCGCGATTCGGCAGATCGTGAGTGAAGCGAAGGGCGGTACGGTGAGCTGATTTGTGGCGAGGGAGCTTGCTCCCGCTGGGCTGCGCAGCAGCCCAATAACAACG belongs to Pseudomonas sp. B21-015 and includes:
- a CDS encoding dermonecrotic toxin domain-containing protein, with protein sequence MIDRLLPDLPYPAPVVIPPSFPLPDNPDESLLLHASARWRESNQGIRELFAATPGVRDTLDQLLKQKLDLDGQQAGLLFFATDEHPERFVSFTDACAFVLQHPTLETTLDQRCRVTGLNPPHSLSALTPLQMLERLKTLNPEQAHSDRWRAFWDQRAPGTPVSRRERAVQLYRDHIEAAAQVAFARRTVTAEQLKPLLLIIDPPLEALSLNNQPIHTEELALVLSNDRKVKLPGAWVISAGDPASVSQLLYLPCRPTAIQAFNQRSDMQDWLSRQTLVSMGLPIDNIRFEYTARTDPLVVGISDLFSARQQAQITALRNGTRDKPGLAEHGAQSLVQANQIDRQRSNGVVFASPPMLEKRISTADGDTEADEQPLFGSLYADIPWPQRQAALNTQRDALETWLEDDSQTDRQRNFKDSLKALETAEQAADTAASALLYRTRTLDLTTFNREFSALYQAHKDGLQAEARLQLALNQLDSDEFNLLKAVLDTPAAADRDAAIVAASLSLSMTEQNGATTTVQTEALNGPFVITRPATLLDPSSSHSLLLYWPGSGGGLQRFASRRELERQVFKIQDQDKILALQLKKIDTDPLHYSLNEQTTDYEEKAGLIRQRAQHADELETLRKQTLAALQVPVHAARSLVFSHLLEQDRSATLASSLPDWLSTLPADDRVGLKALIETFIPSMRRSHEFLAIALEPRDDFTRKHLHARLRKDFSIEGSFEVKLDLPDSVKLEKRADPAPGYSGTRIVPVPSVTRSKMSLEELAQLNIDNTPSMQLEPLSLRLGFMKVEVSTADETERQRLTAGITVPYLKKLLPELDLPKAYEKLIRDTFMGAADEPVFVKDHRRECLIEPWRVMLKLQGEFARLQRQISHDDLQVLDIAIDANTPEAWRADRKRIVILPAYLSAGGSDTSNQGPATLSGVTFIQEQISGMTLLYLPDSPDNQFLRRYDSLEAARKALFNLCVQDKWVSYLAGRALEGSVRAHESRINQAVLQHFDAMIGVGVRWPATTSLAAHLLDAHMGRLIEAHRGTSRSNDALYMERYALKGPRAFNYLKMALGLLPFVGTAFALYDAWTAANQAVAAFLRGDVGDGLAEIESVLLSLIDAAMDLLPGEAAFSVMSKGARSLTRVRQLRALARSVSALQAPSMRQARHVVARFAGYEYEQPISLSGLQPATHGIYRNIYRHADGDFIVRQGRIFQVERSNDSRNWRLRGTRQVTYKQPIALDEAGHWDTWFGVHGTTFEGGGLGGGQVFGHLADALNPIWPQTFRQRLPRWWADQAFRRHHQLAEAADDLARQLETRGVKSDSVINQYGAATAENRPALMPAAEAACVGDIELAARRYQTLVDLQPLTRGNKQRALIEMQSKTAWLLTDRYRRRALHASHSIAPLTKRIDDLTQELDNLPSNTLTQRVSILEEIRTLRVEYVRKLDQMEALKGDVNLWYERIRMRSDKEQMTALVDELNTKHSEANLLYLRTSQRLEIIKRYGRTSDVSWYYLLGQAQDLRAKVDRALYTQYKLPEVSATRAQRNQVLQDCLTLYTQFRREMKIWTTSYPQHFHLDEVEPLMTGIEKIAERARKGIIEQPAPTAPAGQVRQRVFTTEDDQLLIGVERWEPTTQRHQYVSTGRGGYEEIWEQASNGKFRLLNPPDTQPAPAPAQMNLPALVADARMRLDAQPTYHARVQSYAEQDMLPVDLEHMMVSEADELTRRADRIQNMAAQDPIIQQLRDKAGALKTTGRAMRTRQSLTSRKPTDGMLQDLIDQNAVEIRRTKPIKNLGKRKDGRTDYMQEYEIWDLTLTPEELLWYAHFHYSSAKPAVRQFEKAHLKLPEHRFLTHADDTTLPYADIGKRSAVLAHFENL
- a CDS encoding alpha/beta fold hydrolase; amino-acid sequence: MRALFLSAATFLAALLFSLSSLAASRCDVNVPTERVDLDQVSLAYQSIGRASDPALLLVMGLGGQLIHWPDEVVVALCQQGFRVIRYDNRDVGLSTWRQTPAEANLTFEVLRYKLGLPVAAPYTLTDMADDALGLMDALHVEQFHVLGASMGGMIAQHLAAMAPQRVESLTLLMTSSGAEGLPAPSAALVQLLSRRGAPNREVALEQQADLLAALGSPAVSDDRQALLHQAAQSYDRAFNPEGVKRQIMAILAEPSRVALLNQLRVPTLVVHGTADPLLPVMHGVHLAAHIRGSQLKLIPGLAHRFQEAFKAPLLAAVLPYLQAHREDTSHWAQIDPVAEHNLL
- a CDS encoding DsbA family oxidoreductase — protein: MSTPLKIDFVSDVSCPWCVVGLYGLTQALDLLGDEVQAEIRFQPFELNPKMGPEGQNITEHISEKYGSTPEQSQKNREMIRARGAEVGFAFRTDGNSRIYNTFDAHRLLYWAGLEGLQFNLKEALFKAYFTEGGNPSDHAQLAQIAESVGLVRQRAEAILASDEFAKEVREEEQLWLSRGVSSVPTVVFNGQYAVSGGQPVEAFVGAIRQIVSEAKGGTVS